One Thermoanaerobacter pseudethanolicus ATCC 33223 genomic window, CCCATTTGCTGGCACAATGGAGCTAATTTTTATGCCTCTCTCAAACTTAATCGGTTGTACAATTGGATACTACATTGGAAGAGTTACTCACAAATTGGTAGGGGCTGTATTTGTAGCTCTTTGGATTGCTGCATCGGTAGGAATCACCTTAAATGTCTCTGCCAATATACCATTTATTCCAACTTTCTTAAGCGTAGGATTGGCTGAGACTGTACTTCTTGTAACTGGATATTTTCTGCTTTTTATAATTGAAAAGAAAGGAGCTGTGAAATTTGACAGATAAATATAAAGAAAGAAGATTTGACACTTACGGTTATGAAAAGATCGACAAAGAAGTTTTAGAATCCATTGAATATGAATACCCTGAAAAAAATACAATTGTAGAATATATAACTAATGAGTTTTCTTCCGTCTGCCCTTGGACAGGATTACCTGACAATGCAAAACTCACAATAAGATATATACCTTCTAAAAAATTAGTAGAACTTAAATCTTTAAAGTATTATCTCACCTCCTATAGAAATGTAGGCATACTGCAAGAACATGCTATAAATAGGATTTTAGATGACTTAGTTGAACTTCTACAGCCAAAATTTATGGAAATAATAGGCGAATTTCAAGAAAGAGGTGGAATAGCCACGAGAATTGTGGCAAAATATGAAAAAGAAAAGTAGATATAAAGCTGCCCAAAAATTCCATTGGGCAGCTTTTTTAAATTTGATTCTTCATTCAAATTCTATCTCAAAATGGCCATATTTTTTATTATTGTCAACAACAAGTTCGAGATCTACATTAAATTTCTCTTTGTAAAATTTTATAATTCCTTTTTCTGACGCGATTTTAACAACTTTATCATTCCCTTTTATGTAGATTTTTCGCGCATTTACATGCCGCAACACTCTCTCTATATTATTCCTTAATCTTCTGTAGATGTACTCAGTTGAATAAACCATCCCTTCTCCTTCACATATAGGACATTTTTCTTTAAGGTATGAGCCTACTTGCGACCTCACCCTTTTCCTTGTCATCTCAACAAGTCCTAATTGAGTATACCCTAATACAGTGCATTTTGTCCTGTCTTTTTGGAGTTCTCTTTTGAAAAACTCCAGCAAATCCCTTTTAAAATTTTCATTTTTCATGTCTATAAAATCAATAATAATTATTCCACCAATATCCCTTAACTTAAGCTGCAGGGCAATTTCTTCAGCTGCTTCAAGATTGGTCTTGTATATTGTCTCCTCTAAAGAAGATTTTCCTACGTACTTTCCTGTGTTTACATCAATTACAGTAAGAGCTTCTGTTTGGTCTATTATTACAAAGCCCCCACTTTTTAGCCACACCTTTTTTTCTAACAATTTATCAACTTGAAAATCTGCTCCATAAATCCCCAGTAAGTCTCCTTCTTCATAAGTAACTGAAATATTTTCCTTTCCTACATTTTTTAAATATCTTTTTATGTTCTCATACTCTTCTTTGTCGTTTACCACAATTTCATCTACCTCATCAGAAAGCAAATCCCTCAAATACTTAATTGCAAAATCCTCTTCTTTGTATATCAAAGAAGGAAGGGGAGCATTTTGAAAATCTTTTTGTATTTTCTCATATAAGCGAATTAATTCTTCTAAATCCTCCCGTATTTGCTGTTCTGTCGCCTCCAACGCAGCTGTTCTGACAATTATCCCTATACCCTCAGGTTTTAATTTTTTTACAATTTCCTGAAGCCTCTTTCTCTCCACTTCTTCTTCAATCCTATGAGAAATTCCAATGTAGTCGACATTAGGCATTAAAACTACATATTTCCCCGGCAAAGAAATATTAGCAGTGACTCTGGGATTTTTCATGCCTACTGCCTCTTTTGATACTTGAACCATTATTGGTTGGCCTGGTTTTAAAACTTGTGTAATGCTTTTGGGTAAATTTTCTTGTTGAAAAAGCACATCGTCAAAAAATAAAAAAGCGTTCTTGCCAATTCCAATATCTACAAAGGCTGCCTGCATACCTTTTAAAACATTTTGAATCTTACCTTTATAAATATTTCCCAAAATATTTTTTCCATCTCTTTTCTCTGGATGGTACTCCTTTAGCTTCCCATTTTCTAATAAAGCAATTTGGCTCAAATTTTCATCAATATCCAATATAAGTCTTTTCAAAATTTTCACCCCGTACTTATTCTAAAATCATATTTTTTCTGTGAAGTTTATAAGAGTCTATATCAAATAAATTTCCTAAATAGTCGTTTAAAGCCTTTAATAAATGTAAAGGATTAGGAGCTCCCTCTTCTAATTTTAATTTTATATAAAATTTCAAATAATCTTCTGCCTCTTCAATTACCTTTAATTCCAAAATACAAGGTCTTATATTTACCATTTTTCTGCCACTTTTACTCTCTTTTTCTATTTCAATTATATCTTTTCTCATAAATTCTTCTATTTTATTTTGAATATATTTAATACTTTTTTTAACATTGACTTGCAAAATATACTCTGCTGCTTTTATTTTTGTAGAAAGCGCATCATTTAATTCTACCTCATAGCTTTCCACAATTTCAATACCAGGTGGTAACACTTTGTTCATCTTTTTTCTGAATTCTTCAGGAGAAATATCTTCTTCCAAATCTATATCCATATAATCCCCCTCTGTCGTCGCACCTACTATAAGAGCAGGCCCAAAAGAAATTTTAGGATGGGGATTAAATCCTTGTGAAAAAGCGACTTTTATATCGGCTCTTCTCAAAGCCCTTTGAAATACTCGCAAAAGGTCTAAATGGGAAATAAATTTGACTCTTTCATCTTTTATATACTTATTTCTGAGGCGCTTCAAAACACACTACCCCCTCATCAAAATCCTTTACTCCACAACCTGTACAATAGAGCCTGCAGTCAGGTGTAATTCTTCCTTCTTGAGATTTTTTATATTCTCTAATCAAATATCTTTTATCTACCCCAACGTCTATTACATCCCATGGAAATACTTCTTCTAAACTTCTTTCTCTGTTAGCATAAAAATGAGGATTTACACCTGCTTCCTTAAAAGCCTTTTCCCATTTGTCATAATTAAAATATTCTTCCCATCCGTCAAATTTGCATCCTTTTTCCCACGCTTTTATTATAGCTTTTCCTACTTTTCTATCTCCTCTCGAAATAACAGCTTCTAAAAAACTCATATAAGGATTGTGCCAGTTGTACTTTAACACTTTACTCTTAAGTTTCTTTTTTAGCAAATCTTGCTTTTCCATTATTTCTTTAATGCTGTTTTGAGCCGTCCACTGAAAAGGTGTAAAAGGTTTAGGTACAAAAGTAGAAGTGCTTATGGTGACTTTTAAATTCTTCACATTCCCTTTTACTTCTTTGTAATTATCTACTATTTTATAAGCCAAATCCACTATCCCCTCTACATCTTCCATCGTCTCTGTAGGAAGACCAATCATAAAATAAAGTTTGACATTTGTCCATCCTGCAGAAAAAGCCTCTTTTGTCGCCTCTAGAATATTTTCCTCTGTAATCCCTTTATTAATTACATCTCTAAGTCTTTGTGTGCCAGCTTCTGGTGCTAAAGTAAGACCTGTTTTTCTAACCTTTTGTATTTCTTTCAGCAAATTTATAGATACAGCGTCTACCCGTGTAGAGGGTATAGAAACTCCAACTCCTTTATCCTTATATTTCTCAATCAGTTTTTTGACTAAGTCTTCAATTTGAGAATAATCACAAGTACTTAAAGAAGTTAAAGATATTTCCTCATACCCTGTAGATTTTATAAGCTTGTCCGCTAAATCTAAAATTTTTTCCTTTGATTTTTCCCTCACTGGCCTATATATCATGCCAGCTTGACAAAATCTGCATCCTCGTGTACAACCTCTAAAGATTTCTAACATTATTCTATCGTGAACTATGTCCATAAAAGGAACAATTTGCTCCTCAGGATGATACACATTTTCAAAATCTTTAACTATTCTTTTCTTTACCTTTTCGGGCACTCCTTTTTTAATAGTCCTTATCTCTTTTATTGTTCCATCTTGATTGTATACTTCTATATAGTACTTAGGAACATATACTCCTTTGATTTGAGAAACAATTTGTAAAAATTCTTCTCTTTCTCCTCTTTTTTTCTTCCAATCTATATAAGCGTCAATAATTTCATTTATAACCTCTTCTCCTTCTCCCATTACAAAAAAGTCAATAACGTCAGATAAAGGAGCAGGGTTATACGCACAGGGTCCACCAGCAATGACAAAAGGTAACCCTTTCCTCTCTCTTGATAGGATAGGAATACCCGCTAAATTAAGCATATTTATTACATTTGTATAACTTAACTCATACTGAAGAGTAAAACCTATAAAGTCAAATTTATCTAATGGGGTTTTTGTCTCTAAACTAAAAAGAGGAATGTTATTTTCCCTCATGAGTTTTTCCATATCCAACCATGGCGCAAAAACCCTTTCACAATATACGTCTTCTCTTTTGTTTAAAAGATGGTATAAAATTCGTAGTCCCAAATGAGACATTCCCACTTCATATACATCCGGAAAAGCAAAGGCAAACCTTACTTTGACTTCCTCCGGATTTTTTATAGAAGAATTTAATTCTCCTCCTGTGTATCTTGTAGGTTTGCTTACTTTCATAAGCAAAGCATCTATTTTATCCTTTAAGTTATTCATTTTCCTTCCTCCATAGTCATTTTATAATCTCACCAATTGGTAAATACAATCCATGTTCTACCGCATATTCAAAAAGCTGAGTCTCGGTTATTCTATATTTTTCCCTAAATTTGTCGTCTAATATTATTATAACATGGTATTTAGCAGGTATAAAACTTTTTATAACATTTACAATTGTCTCCTTTTCTAATACTGCTATATGATGTACCCCCATCAATCCTTTTTTATAGAACTCTGCTTTTTTCCTAAAAAGATCTCTCATTTGCAAAAAAGCTGATGCCTTTTTCTCTTTATTTGCCGCGACTACTAATAGCACCGATAAAAAAGCATAAACAACATTTAGCTTCCAATTGAATATGTCTTTTAGAACGAGATATAACATAACGAGAGAAATAACATAGGAAGAAAAAACAGCAGTCGCAATAGCACTTCTTAGGCTAATAAAATACGACAAAACACTTTTTAAAATTCGTCCTCCATCCAAAGGAAGCCCTGGAAGTAGGTTAAAAAAAGCCATTACAATATTAGTTTTTATAAAATAATCCATTTCTATTTGTAAAACTTGTGAAATAAATTCTCCAAAAAAAGCAAAAAAAATATTGGACATAGGTCCTGCCAGTGCAACTAGCACTTCTAAGTCTGGCCTTATAAACACTACGCTGTCCAAAAGAGCAATTCCTCCAAAAGGATAGATATTGACTTGTAATACCTCTACTTTCAGTTTCTTGGCAATATAAATGTGTCCCCATTCGTGAACAAAAACTGTAGCAAAAATAGCAATTAATTCTTTTATAAATCCCGTCGCAATTAAAAGTAATGCAAATACAAAAGTAGAAAAATGTATTTTTACTTCGATCCGTCTAAATTTCATTTTGCGCCTTCACTGGCAACATCCCCTATAACAACCTTTGTCAAGGGGTCTACTGGCTTGCCATTTTCCCAAACTTCAAAATGCAAGTGAGGAGCAGTGGCTTTTCCAGTATCGCCTGTCTTTCCAATTATATCCCCTTGTTTTACTTGGTCTCCTTCTTTCACTAAAATTTCTGATAAATGAGCATATACGGTCCTTACATCATTAGCATGCCTTAAAACTATGACTTTTCCAAAATCCTGGTTTTGCTCATCCACTAACATTACTACCCCATCTAATGCTGCTTTCACTTCTATTCCAATAGGAGCATCTATATCAATACCAGTATGATTTGTCAATTGATTTGTAATGGGATCAATCCTCATTCCAAAGCCAGAGGTTACCTTTCCACTAATAGGTGCAATCATTTTGATAAAAGCCTGAGAAACCTCAGAAGAAGTTTTATTTTCTGAAGTTTTTTCTTCAGTAGGAGAAAAAACTTTTATCACACTCTCTTTGAGCCAAGGAATCTTACTTTGAACTAATTTTAAACCTTTCTTTGTGTTTTCGTAATTCATATCATAACTTAGCACACTTTTAGTAGCATTTATAAAAGAGTTGGCTATAGGCACGTCAACTGCTTTAAAAAGTAAAATCATTCCTAGTAAAATTAATGATATAATTAATTGATTTTCAAACAGCTCTGTATACTTTTTGTAAGTACTAAATTTTTTGGGAAAATAATAAGGAATTCGTTGGTATTTCATGATATATGCCTCCTTCTATGTTACATTTTATTTTGAAGGAGGCATTATTATGATAAATTATTTTATTTATCTTCTATTTCTCTCCACTCTAAAAGTCCTTGCTCCATCCCCTTCAATAAAACTTCTGCAGTAGCTATATTAGTTGCCAATGGAATAGAATGTACATCACAAACTCTAAGCAGAGCCAAAATATCTGGTTCATGGGGTTGAGCCGTAAGTGGGTCTCTTAAAAAAATCACCATATCAATCTTATTTTCAGCAATCATTGCACCAATCTGCTGGTCTCCACCAAGAGGGCCAGGTAAAAGGCAATTTACATTTAGGCCTGTCGCCTCCTTGATAAGTTGTCCTGTATGGCCTGTTGCGTATATATTGCATTTTTCAAAGATATGCTTGTAGGCAATTGCGAAATTCACCATAAGTTCTTTTTTTTGGTCATGGGCTATCAAAGCTATATTCATGGAAATTCCCCCTAAAAGTTTATCTTTTGCCTTCTCATGCTTATATTTTCTAAAAGTCCTATTGCCATCATATTCGCTACCATTGCACTTCCACCATAGCTCATAAAGGGAAGAGGAATACCTGTGATTGGCATTATCCCAATAGTCATCCCTATATTTTCAAAGATATGAAATGTAAACATAGCAATAATTCCTACAGCCACCAGCATACCATATTTATCCTTAGCATTATAAGCAATCTTCCAAGCTCTATACAACATAATAGCATAGAGAACTATTAGTATAGATGCCCCTATAAACCCTAATTCTTCCCCTACAACAGAAAAAATAAAGTCTGTCCATGCTTCGGGAAGATAATAGAGCTGAGTTTGGCTTCCGTCAAAAAGCCCCTTCCCCCAAAACATTCCTGAACCGATAGCAATTTTAGACTGAATCACATGGTAACCTGTTCCCATCGGGTCCAGTTCCGGATTTAAAAAGGATAAAAGTCTATTTCTCTGGTAAGGTTTTAATAGTTTGTATCCAATAGGCAGCAGGGCAATTCCTAAAGCAAAAAGCTGTGCCAATACCTTTGTCCTTATCCCCGAAATATATACTATGGCTAAAAAAATTGCGATAAATACAAGCCCTGTCCCTAAATCCGGCTGCAACATCACTGCAACAAAAGGAATCCCTAAATAAGCCATTGGCCACAAAAGCTCTTTAAAAGTCTTTATTTCTTCCATCTTACTAAACATATTCGCCAAAGTTAACACTAATGCCAACTTAGAAAATTCGGAAGGTTGAATATTCACAGGCCCTAAACTTATCCAGCTTTGTGCACCCTTACTTTCCTTTCCTATGGCTAAAACTAACACAAGACCAAAAAGGTTGAGAATATATATAAAAGTAGAAAACTTAGCAAGGGTATTATAATCAAAAAGACATATTAGAGCGATAGAAATAAGCCCTACTAAAATTGCCGCAATTTGGATAATAACTTTTCTGTAAGAGCCTGTTTGAAGTGTGTGAGAGGCACTTGTCACAACAATAACACTATATACACATATTAAAAGTACAACTATTAACAATCCCCAGTCAAAATTTTTTAAAAGTTTTTTATCAAACATTTTAATCCCCTCTTTTCAGCAATTCAACTTGTATTATACCATACAAATGAAATTTTCACTATACAAAAAAACTGGCTCAAGGCCAGTTATCTTATCACCTGTTTCATTTTCTTTATAGGAATATTCGCATGAAGAGCAGGTATATAGGTATTATCACTTCTTTTTTCTTTTGTAATTTCTACATTTAATCCTGCTTCATCAATATCCACGTAATTAGAAATGACATTTAATATGTCTTCTTTTATCATCTCCAAAAATTTAGGAGAAACATCCGCCCTATCATGCACCAATAAAAGTTGCAACCTCTCTTTTGCTATATTTTTACTGTTGT contains:
- a CDS encoding QueT transporter family protein; this encodes MSKKRIKDLAEIALVAAIYFVLTVIFSSISFLPLQFRVGEITKSIVVFNKKYAISMMIGNFFANLFSPFAGTMELIFMPLSNLIGCTIGYYIGRVTHKLVGAVFVALWIAASVGITLNVSANIPFIPTFLSVGLAETVLLVTGYFLLFIIEKKGAVKFDR
- the queF gene encoding preQ(1) synthase — protein: MTDKYKERRFDTYGYEKIDKEVLESIEYEYPEKNTIVEYITNEFSSVCPWTGLPDNAKLTIRYIPSKKLVELKSLKYYLTSYRNVGILQEHAINRILDDLVELLQPKFMEIIGEFQERGGIATRIVAKYEKEK
- a CDS encoding Rne/Rng family ribonuclease, which produces MKILKRLILDIDENLSQIALLENGKLKEYHPEKRDGKNILGNIYKGKIQNVLKGMQAAFVDIGIGKNAFLFFDDVLFQQENLPKSITQVLKPGQPIMVQVSKEAVGMKNPRVTANISLPGKYVVLMPNVDYIGISHRIEEEVERKRLQEIVKKLKPEGIGIIVRTAALEATEQQIREDLEELIRLYEKIQKDFQNAPLPSLIYKEEDFAIKYLRDLLSDEVDEIVVNDKEEYENIKRYLKNVGKENISVTYEEGDLLGIYGADFQVDKLLEKKVWLKSGGFVIIDQTEALTVIDVNTGKYVGKSSLEETIYKTNLEAAEEIALQLKLRDIGGIIIIDFIDMKNENFKRDLLEFFKRELQKDRTKCTVLGYTQLGLVEMTRKRVRSQVGSYLKEKCPICEGEGMVYSTEYIYRRLRNNIERVLRHVNARKIYIKGNDKVVKIASEKGIIKFYKEKFNVDLELVVDNNKKYGHFEIEFE
- a CDS encoding TIGR03936 family radical SAM-associated protein, with the protein product MKRLRNKYIKDERVKFISHLDLLRVFQRALRRADIKVAFSQGFNPHPKISFGPALIVGATTEGDYMDIDLEEDISPEEFRKKMNKVLPPGIEIVESYEVELNDALSTKIKAAEYILQVNVKKSIKYIQNKIEEFMRKDIIEIEKESKSGRKMVNIRPCILELKVIEEAEDYLKFYIKLKLEEGAPNPLHLLKALNDYLGNLFDIDSYKLHRKNMILE
- a CDS encoding TIGR03960 family B12-binding radical SAM protein is translated as MNNLKDKIDALLMKVSKPTRYTGGELNSSIKNPEEVKVRFAFAFPDVYEVGMSHLGLRILYHLLNKREDVYCERVFAPWLDMEKLMRENNIPLFSLETKTPLDKFDFIGFTLQYELSYTNVINMLNLAGIPILSRERKGLPFVIAGGPCAYNPAPLSDVIDFFVMGEGEEVINEIIDAYIDWKKKRGEREEFLQIVSQIKGVYVPKYYIEVYNQDGTIKEIRTIKKGVPEKVKKRIVKDFENVYHPEEQIVPFMDIVHDRIMLEIFRGCTRGCRFCQAGMIYRPVREKSKEKILDLADKLIKSTGYEEISLTSLSTCDYSQIEDLVKKLIEKYKDKGVGVSIPSTRVDAVSINLLKEIQKVRKTGLTLAPEAGTQRLRDVINKGITEENILEATKEAFSAGWTNVKLYFMIGLPTETMEDVEGIVDLAYKIVDNYKEVKGNVKNLKVTISTSTFVPKPFTPFQWTAQNSIKEIMEKQDLLKKKLKSKVLKYNWHNPYMSFLEAVISRGDRKVGKAIIKAWEKGCKFDGWEEYFNYDKWEKAFKEAGVNPHFYANRERSLEEVFPWDVIDVGVDKRYLIREYKKSQEGRITPDCRLYCTGCGVKDFDEGVVCFEAPQK
- a CDS encoding M50 family metallopeptidase translates to MKFRRIEVKIHFSTFVFALLLIATGFIKELIAIFATVFVHEWGHIYIAKKLKVEVLQVNIYPFGGIALLDSVVFIRPDLEVLVALAGPMSNIFFAFFGEFISQVLQIEMDYFIKTNIVMAFFNLLPGLPLDGGRILKSVLSYFISLRSAIATAVFSSYVISLVMLYLVLKDIFNWKLNVVYAFLSVLLVVAANKEKKASAFLQMRDLFRKKAEFYKKGLMGVHHIAVLEKETIVNVIKSFIPAKYHVIIILDDKFREKYRITETQLFEYAVEHGLYLPIGEIIK
- a CDS encoding M23 family metallopeptidase, with product MKYQRIPYYFPKKFSTYKKYTELFENQLIISLILLGMILLFKAVDVPIANSFINATKSVLSYDMNYENTKKGLKLVQSKIPWLKESVIKVFSPTEEKTSENKTSSEVSQAFIKMIAPISGKVTSGFGMRIDPITNQLTNHTGIDIDAPIGIEVKAALDGVVMLVDEQNQDFGKVIVLRHANDVRTVYAHLSEILVKEGDQVKQGDIIGKTGDTGKATAPHLHFEVWENGKPVDPLTKVVIGDVASEGAK
- the mgsA gene encoding methylglyoxal synthase, which produces MNIALIAHDQKKELMVNFAIAYKHIFEKCNIYATGHTGQLIKEATGLNVNCLLPGPLGGDQQIGAMIAENKIDMVIFLRDPLTAQPHEPDILALLRVCDVHSIPLATNIATAEVLLKGMEQGLLEWREIEDK
- the rodA gene encoding rod shape-determining protein RodA produces the protein MFDKKLLKNFDWGLLIVVLLICVYSVIVVTSASHTLQTGSYRKVIIQIAAILVGLISIALICLFDYNTLAKFSTFIYILNLFGLVLVLAIGKESKGAQSWISLGPVNIQPSEFSKLALVLTLANMFSKMEEIKTFKELLWPMAYLGIPFVAVMLQPDLGTGLVFIAIFLAIVYISGIRTKVLAQLFALGIALLPIGYKLLKPYQRNRLLSFLNPELDPMGTGYHVIQSKIAIGSGMFWGKGLFDGSQTQLYYLPEAWTDFIFSVVGEELGFIGASILIVLYAIMLYRAWKIAYNAKDKYGMLVAVGIIAMFTFHIFENIGMTIGIMPITGIPLPFMSYGGSAMVANMMAIGLLENISMRRQKINF
- the minE gene encoding cell division topological specificity factor MinE, translated to MDLFKSFGGKNNSKNIAKERLQLLLVHDRADVSPKFLEMIKEDILNVISNYVDIDEAGLNVEITKEKRSDNTYIPALHANIPIKKMKQVIR